A window from Dromaius novaehollandiae isolate bDroNov1 chromosome 1, bDroNov1.hap1, whole genome shotgun sequence encodes these proteins:
- the ADCK2 gene encoding uncharacterized aarF domain-containing protein kinase 2, producing MAAAGGAARRLVLLLVARPAAAAARGARAGPRAAAGRWGVPRDASWAAVALAVPLAVPTAAGRPAGAAERCPEPPPPPLPPPPLLWRLGLAVRLGLRACGLLLRFGPLLLLYPLSRLSPRLGGLWLWLLRRAAETAGPTCIKLGQWASTRRDLFSEAFCTEFSKLHVEVSPHPWGHTDELLRKAFGEDWRGILKFSSQEPVGSGCVAQVYKAYADLAAIAGSQAGELARHSMLRSAFKAWEVSGFRGLFRWLGRRKHEEMQEEKSRGEPSPKGCSPGRPAGAAPLMQQMAEPFLSANPSSARHLIPVAIKVLHPGLVHQVQMDLFLMKMGSRIIELLPGFKWLSLTEIVEEFEKLMIQQIDLRYEARNLERFRQNFLDIDFVKFPTPLRPLVTTDVLVETFEESEPISQYLHAEIGKELRQRLAKMGMDMLLKMVFVDNFVHADLHPGNILVQGMAHISASSKEQTAMVDLCDMLVVEVQPPHGQLCLVLLDAGIVAELQTADMQNFRAVFTAVVQGQGERVAELILHHARANQCQDIEQFKAEMAELVTKARGNTIALGKLQVANLLSNVFKLLMTHKVKLESNFASIIFAIMVLEGLGRSLDPELDILQAAKPLLIKTAASVLE from the exons atggcggcggcgggcggcgccgcgcggcggtTGGTGCTGCTGCTCgtggcgcggccggcggcggcggcggcgcggggggctcgggccgggccccgcgcagccgcggggcgctggggggtGCCGCGGGACGCGTCATGGGCCGCCGTGGCCTTGGCGGTGCCCTTGGCGGTGCCCACCGCGGCCGGGCGACCGGCGGGTGCTGCGGAGCgctgcccggagccgccgccgccgccgctgccgccgccgccgctgctgtgGCGGCTGGGCCTGGCCGTGCGCCTGGGCCTGCGGGCCTGCGGGCTGCTGCTGCGGTTCgggcctttgctgctgctctaCCCGCTGAGCCGCCTGTCGCCCCGGCTGGgcgggctgtggctgtggctgctgcgCAGGGCCGCCGAGACCGCCGGCCCCACCTGCATCAAGCTGGGCCAGTGGGCCAGCACCCGCAGGGACCTCTTCTCTGAGGCCTTCTGCACTGAGTTTTCCAAGCTGCACGTTGAGGTGAGCCCACACCCCTGGGGCCACACCGACGAGCTCCTGAGGAAAGCCTTCGGCGAGGACTGGAGGGGCATCCTCAAGTTCTCAAGCCAGGAGCCAGTCGGCTCGGGCTGCGTCGCCCAGGTGTATAAAGCCTACGCCGACCTCGCGGCCATTGCTGGCTCCCAGGCCGGGGAGCTAGCGAGACACTCCATGCTCAGGTCTGCTTTCAAAGCATGGGAAGTTTCTGGTTTTAGAGGCCTCTTCAGGTGGCTTGGGAGGAGGAAGCATGAGGAGATGCAGGAGGAGAAGAGCAGGGGGGAGCCAAGTCCAAAAGGCTGCTCCCCGGGAAGGCCCGCGGGGGCGGCACCCCTTATGCAGCAGATGGCCGAACCGTTCCTGAGTGCAAACCCTTCATCAGCCAGACATCTGATTCCTGTAGCCATTAAA GTTCTGCACCCTGGGCTAGTCCACCAAGTCCAAATGGATCTGTTTCTCATGAAGATGGGTAGTCGCATCATTGAACTTCTCCCTGGGTTCAAGTGGCTCAGTTTGACAGAGATTGTGGAGGAGTTTGAGAAGCTTATGATTCAGCAG ATCGACTTACGCTATGAAGCCAGGAATCTGGAACGCTTCCGACAAAATTTCCTGGATATTGATTTTGTGAAGTTCCCAACTCCTCTTCGCCCCTTGGTAACAACAGATGTTCTAGTGGAAACATTTGAG GAGAGTGAGCCTATTTCCCAGTACCTGCATGCAGAGATTGGCAAAGAGCTGAGGCAGAGGCTTGCAAAGATGGGCATGGACATGCTCCTAAAGATG GTCTTTGTTGACAACTTTGTTCATGCTGACTTGCACCCTGGGAACATCCTGGTCCAAGGCATGGCCCACATCAGCGCAAGCAGCAAGGAGCAGACAGCCATGGTGGACCTGTGTGACATGCTTGTGGTGGAAGTGCAGCCGCCCCATGGGCAGCTCTGCCTGGTGCTGCTGGATGCAGGGATCGTGGCAGAGCTGCAGACTGCTGACATGCAGAACTTCCGGGCAGTTTTCACTGCTGTTGTCCAGGGCCAG GGGGAGAGAGTGGCTGAATTGATCCTCCATCATGCCCGTGCTAACCAGTGCCAGGATATCGAGCAGTTCAAAGCTGAGATGGCAGAGCTAGTGACCAAAGCTCGGGGGAATACCATCGCCCTGGGAAAG CTTCAAGTGGCAAATCTCCTCTCGAATGTCTTTAAGTTATTGATGACCCATAAG GTGAAGCTCGAGAGCAACTTTGCTTCCATCATCTTTGCCATCATGGTCCTGGAAGGGCTTGGTCGTTCACTGGACCCTGAGCTGGACATTCTGCAGGCAGCTAAACCACTGCTCATCAAAACTGCAGCTTCTGTCCTTGAATAG